The sequence TGACGACCTTTCCGAAAACGGAATATTGGCCGTCTAAGGAGGGGGTCGGCACCACGGTGATGTAGAACTGGCTGCCATTCGATTTGCGGAGCGGGTTCACGGCATCTCCCTGCCTCGCCGCTGCAATGACCCCGCGATCGTGCTTCAACCCGATCTCGGCGTCGATGGTATATCCCGGTCCGCCGAGCCCGTCTTTCGACCGGTCGTCCCCCTTCGAGTTCGGATCCCCTCCCTGGATCATGAATCCGGGAATAACGCGATGGAACGTCGTTCCGGCATAAAATCCCTCTTTTGCAAGCTTGCGGAAATTTGCCGCATGCTTCGGCGCTTTATCATCCGCCAATTGAACGGTGATATCTCCCATCGAAGTTTTGATGACGACAAGACCGTGCGGTTCTTTGTTTTTTTCCACTGATGGTTTTCCTTTCTTGGTTGAACTGGAATCCTGGCTCACCGAAAATGCGCTCAGAAAAATTGTCCCGGCAAACACGATCAGAGCTGCTTTCATGCGTTTCTTCCTCCTGCTTAAAAATAATAGATGACCCCGAAATTGACCCCCACGACGAACATCGACAGGGACGCCGCCCTTCCTTCATTCTGCAAAACAGTCCCGCTCCCATTTTTCAGGT is a genomic window of Bacteroidota bacterium containing:
- a CDS encoding peptidylprolyl isomerase is translated as MKAALIVFAGTIFLSAFSVSQDSSSTKKGKPSVEKNKEPHGLVVIKTSMGDITVQLADDKAPKHAANFRKLAKEGFYAGTTFHRVIPGFMIQGGDPNSKGDDRSKDGLGGPGYTIDAEIGLKHDRGVIAAARQGDAVNPLRKSNGSQFYITVVPTPSLDGQYSVFGKVVKGMEVVDKIVAVPRDRNDNPLHKVVIEKVVVQ